Genomic DNA from Stigmatella erecta:
GCACAACAGGGTCTTCCAGTTTGGCAAGGTATTCTCCTTTTGCAGGGTGCCCGATATACCCCAGGCACCGCTGCGGAGAAACCCCTCGTTGTGGCGCCACCGTCAGTCGATGACGTCCTTGATGCGCTTGCCGCTGGCGATGTGCCCTTCCAGGGTGATGCTGGTCTTGTTGAGCAGGCTGCTGAAGACGGCGTCCTTCTCGTACTTGTCCTTGCCGTCGCCGAGCAGCTCCTTGCCCTTCTCCTGGTCACTGATGACCTTCGAGAGGAACTCCTTGTCGAAGTCCTTGCCGTCCTTCTTGCGCAGGTCGTTCACGTCCTTCTGCGCGTCGCGGATGGCCTCGTACTTGCGGCCGTCCTTGCCCTTCATCTCCTCGTCATAGCCGATCTGGATGCCGGAGCCGCCCGTGCCCGACATGTCGATCGACGACAGCTCGTAGGCCT
This window encodes:
- a CDS encoding DUF4142 domain-containing protein; translation: MAGIRGRKTAALAAVVSGLLLGSGAYAGDSIKDARQIGKTAAEGKLYVDKLAVFNAKQIAMGELALQQSEDPMVLKFARQLVQDHRQSQAELKSWAETKAYELSSIDMSGTGGSGIQIGYDEEMKGKDGRKYEAIRDAQKDVNDLRKKDGKDFDKEFLSKVISDQEKGKELLGDGKDKYEKDAVFSSLLNKTSITLEGHIASGKRIKDVID